DNA from Bacillus sp. Marseille-P3661:
ACTTCGTTAATATGCATAATTATTAGTATATATACATTTTTCTTGAGCATTGATACTTCAAAAAAAAACAGTGATTGTATGATCGTTAAGACCATCAACACACTCTTTCCTCAAAAAAGGAAGTACTTGACTGAAAAAAAGTGTTGCATTTAATCAAGCAAAAACTGTGTCAACTCTTTCAAGCGGTCACATTAGTAGATAATCAAGATGAACTGCTCTACAAACACATACTCTGCTATGTGTTTTTTTTGGTGATTAATTTACCTGTTCAACTTCTAATATACAATGACTATTTTTTATTTATTTTCACTAAATCTATCAAAATTTGTTTCTATTTGTATTATAGTAGAGGTAAATATTATATCTTAGGAGTTTATATGAAAACTTTAAAAATAAAAATGTACGTTTCAATGATTATAACGACTTTATTATTTCTTACTTGTTTCATGCTCATTCAAATGTACTTAACTCAAAGTCAATCAGTTTCAGGTCAATCAACGGCTAATAAGGTAGCATTTGAACATACTCCAAAGCCTTTATCTTCATTACCTCTTAATAAGACCGTTCCGGTCAAATCAACGGCAACATTAGTTGGGATTGGGGACATTCTGATACATGGTACAGTCTACAAGGATGCTAGATTGCAAGACGGCAGCTATGATTTTACACATATGCTAGAATCTGTGTCACCATATATTGAATCTGCGGATATTGCATTTGCCAACCAGGAGACTGTTATTGGCGGCTCAGAAATAGGGCTATCGACATACCCAAGATTTAATAGTCCATTTGAGGTTGGTGATGCATTAAAAAAAATCGGCATTGATGTTGTATCAATGGCCAACAATCATACATTAGATCGTGGAGAAGAAGCTATTCGCAACGCTATAAACTATTGGAATAAACTAGGTATAACATATGTAGGTTCTTATCTATCCGAGGAGGATCAACAGACCATTAGAGTTATCCAAAAGAATGATATTTCTTTTTCATTCCTTGCTTATACCTATGGGACAAATGGCATACCTGTGCCAAAAGGCAAAGAGTATTTAGTAAATCTAATTAATACAGAAAAAATTAAAGAAGAAATTAACAGGGCAAAGTCTTTATCAGACGTCGTCGTGGTTAGCTTACATTTTGGTAATGAATATATACGTTTACCAAACGAACAACAAAAACAACTTGTTAAGGAGCTAGTAAATGCTGGTGCAAATATTATATTAGGACATCACCCACATGTACTTCAGCCAACAGAGTGGGTTACATCTGAAACTGGTAATAAAGCCTTTGTGATCTATTCTTTAGGAAATTTTTTATCAGGCCAAAAAGAACTCTATCGGGAAATTGGTGGTATTATCCAGCTGGAAATTGAAAAAACAAGAAATGGTAATCATACTTCGATTATAATTAAAAATCCAGCATTTTTACCGACCTATGTTGTCAAAACAGGCTCAAGTAATTTCAAAGTTATTCCGCTAAAGAATGCTGGTAAAAGTCCAAGCATATACGACGATATTACAGCACATATGAAACAATGGGTACCTGATTTAGAAATACTGCAATAATAAAAAATGCCTGAATTAGGATAGATACTAATTCAGGCATTTTCTCATTTTCCCCTCTCCTCTACCGGAATATGTACAGGTATCTCAAACCACCAGATAAAAAAGACTACTATGAGTAATGTAACCATATAGGCTATTAATGGTTTCTTATAAAATAACCGTAGCATAGGGAACATAAAACAATCAAAAAAGACTGACCAGCTATAACTCCAGCCATATTGATATTCAATATGACCAGTCTTCACGAAAATCCACTCAATTCCAGCATACCATCCTATATACCACACATAATGAAGAAAAACTCTTCCTATGCCTTTGTCTTCTGGATAATTCCCAATAAATAAAAGTGCCGTTGCAGGAAAAACAATGAAAGTATATAACATTTCAGTTAGTGTATGAGTACTAATAAAATCCGCATCTAGCCGCCAAAGAAAGTGATTCGCTGTCAGAAAATTATAGAGAAGATTTCCTAGTGCAAAGTATAACATAACCGTATGGTACTTTTGCCAATTCCTCCAGTTTCCTGCCTTCCACACGATTACAATCATAATAATAGACAAAAGCAAATGCATCAGTGTAATCTCCTTGTGGCTTTTTTTGTTAATATACGATAACCTGACCTATCTTATTCAATTGACAAGCGAATACAATTGACATTTATCGTTTTTTTTTCTATTATAAATCGTAATGGTTACGATAATAGTTAAGGTTATTATAACCGTTGTTTAATAAAGCATTAACTGCCTTTTAATTTAGGCTGAATTTTTTCTAAGAAGGTAGATATACGATGAATTGGCCATTTTTAACAATCATAAGGTTTTACCAGAAATTTATTTCTCCTTTAAAACCTCCAACATGTCGTTTTTATCCAACATGCTCACATTATGGACTCGAAGCTATTCAACGGTTTGGTATTATCAAGGGTGGGTATTACACGCTTATACGAATCTTAAAATGCCATCCCTTCCATCCAGGTGGAATAGACCCGGTACCTGAAAAAGTAAATAAACTAAAAAATAGTCGGTGATATAATATGGAAAAATCAAATGAAGAACAGGTCATAAATGTTAAAGATGTTTCTTTTGCATATGATAACAAACTTGTACTAGATCATGTATCGTTTAAAATAACAAAAGGAACATTTTTAGGTTTAGTTGGTCCAAATGGATCTGGAAAATCTACGCTTATTAAGTTGATATTAGGAATTTTAAAGCCAAAACAGGGTGAGATCCTAATGTATGGTACTCCCATTCATAAGTTTAAACAGCGCCATCTAATTGGTTTTGTATCTCAAAAGGCAAATAGTTTTAATACTGGTTTTCCTGCAACAGTACTTGAAGTTGTCTTAAGTGGACTAACTTCTAAAGTAGGCTTATTTAAATTTATCAATAACAGCCATAAACAATTAGCACTTGACGCAATTAAGGCGGTAGAAATGGAAGAATACGCCTATCAAAATATTGGTGAACTTTCAGGTGGACAACAACAGCGTGTCTTTATAGCTAGATCATTAGTAAGTAAACCCGAATTACTTATTTTAGATGAACCCACTGTCGGTGTAGATCAAAAAAACGTAGAAAGCTTTTATAATATGCTGGCTCATTTGAATAAAGAAAAAGGTATAACATTAATTATGGTTACTCACGATGTCGGCACAATTACACATCACGCTACACATGTTGCATGCTTAAATAAAAACCTTCATTTTCATGGGGAATCAAATGAATTTCAAGCAATCAATCATGCTGATTTATCTGACTTTTATGGTCATGATTTACAAGTACTAACGCATAACCACCAGCATGGAGGTGCAAGTCATTGATTGAAAATATACTCCAATATGAGTTTTTACAAAATGCCTTTTTCACAGGAATCATGATTGGTATTTTAGCGCCTCTGTTAGGTGTATTTATTGTAGTCAGAAGATTATCTCTAATAGCCGATGCATTAAGCCATATTACTCTTGCAGGGATAGCCGCAAGCATGTTACTTGAAAAAAAAGTTATGGCTTTCCAAGGGTTGAATCCTATATATATGGGAATGGTATTTTCTGTCGGCGGATCCATGCTAATCGAAAACCTTCGTAAAATTTATAAGCATTATCAAGAGTTAGCCATACCGATTATTTTATCAGGCGGTGTCGGTTTAAGCGTAGTCTTTATATCTTTGGCTGACGGTTTCAATACAGACCTTTTCACTTATTTATTTGGTAGTGTTACCGCCGTGAGCAGAGTCGATCTATGGACCATTTTAATTGTAACAATTGTAGTTATCTCGATGATCGTCTTATTTTTCAAAGAACTTTTTATTTTATCATTTGATGAAGAACATGCTGTTGTATCTGGTATAAATGCTAAATGGATTCACTTTTTGTTTATTGTAATGGTTGCTATAGTCATTGCAGCTTCGATGAGAATCGTCGGTGTGTTGCTTGTTTCAGCTTTGATGACCTTACCGGTTGCATCTAGTATTAGGATCGCACGAGGTTTTAAACAGACAATCCTTTATTCTGTTCTTTTTGGTGAAATAGCTGTAGTCGGCGGCTTAATTGTTGCTTACTATTTGGATATTGCTCCCGGGGGCACTATTGTTATTTTTTCGATTTTAATATTGATGACAACAATACTAATCAAAAAAATCACTCGTTCCTTACCAAGAAAAACTGCAAGGAGTAGATTCGATGAATATAGATGAAGCCCTTCATATTCTTAAGGATGAAGGATACAAGCATACTGACAAACGGGCAGATATTTTACGCTTGTTTTCAAATCATGATGGTTACCTTACCGCAAAAGATGTACAGGACCGGTTAAAAGATGGTTATCCTAGTCTTAGTTTTGATACGATTTATCGTAACTTATACTTATTTTCTAAGTTAAAAATATTAGAATCCACTGATATAAATGGTGAAAAACATTTCAGGTTTACCTGTGATGCCAACCATCATCACCACCATTTTATATGCTTGGATTGTGGAAAAACAGAGCAAATCCATGCCTGTCCAATGCGTTTACTTGAAAACGATATGGAAAACTTCCAAATTACTAGTCATAAGTTTGAAATTTATGGCCGCTGTCCCGAATGTTTGATAACTGATAACGATAAATAAAGCATAAATTTAATTGAAAATCACCACCCTAATTAGTGATTGTTAGTTACGGGGAGGTGATTCTTTTGAATAGAAATAGTCCTGATTTTGATCAATTAAATGACCGAGTTATTGCGGACTCTACTTCTGCACCTACATTTGTTATTAAAACGAATCTAGATCCCAAAAACATTAAAGAGGAAAATCCTTACTATAATGAACATGCCTCTCCAACAGAGAAAGAGAAACTTAAAGAGTTTTTCGATTAATCCTATATTAATTGAACCCGCTTTTAAGCGGGTTTATTTAATAATAAAGATAGCTTTTATAGCCTTCAGATTTTAGTAATTTATTCCAAGTAAGTGTCGATTTTCTGTCAACTTTGTTTTATCATTAAAAGTTAACAAGTTTGTCATTGGAATCATTCTTTTTAAAATTTATAATAAGCTTATAAATATCATGACACCAACAATTCGGGAGGGTATGAGGAATATGCAACTTATGATCACTAAACCTGCATTAGAATGGTACAAAAGGGAAATGGAGCTAGCAAACGGAGATTATGTACGTTTTTTCGCAAGATATGGTGGTTCTAGTCCTCTTCAAAAAGGATTTTCATTAGGAATGTCAATGGATATGCCTAAGGAACCCGAAGTCCAGGTTAAAAACGAAGGAATTACTTTCTTTATTGAAAGAGAGGACTTATGGTATTTTGATAAGCATAACCTAACGGTAATTTATAACGATACTATTGATGAAATAGAATTCCAATATAACTAACAAACTTGACGAGATTTCGAAATGAAATCTCGTTTTTGTGGACCTAACCAAATTTATTTACTTGGCAACCTCATTTAAGTAGGATTAACCTATGAGTTCTCAAAATTAATTTTATCTGGCGAGTCCATTTTAAATCTTTGTATATGACTTATTAAGCCTTCCTGCTTAAGTATTTCTACTTGTTTTATACCAATTAAATCAAAATGGGGGAATTTTGATCGATTATGTATCCACTCTTGCTTTAATCCATATTGATGCCCCCAGTGTATAAGTTTGTTCAAATCACTGCAACCTACTTTTGTCACTGTGGTACAATCGGGAAATCTTGGATGAATCCAATAGTGAGTTAGAAAAGCAATATTACCACTTTCCACAACACTTTTCCATTCCTCTAGCTCATGTCGTTTAATTCCAAAGGCCACGCTTATTCACCCTTTTTCTTTGCGTTTTCATACGCATCATGCCATTTTGGATATAGCTTTGAAATTCGAATAGGCCGAAAAGAATCTTTTTTAACACAAATATGATCTGTTTGCCCGCTTGCTGCCAGCTCCCCACTTTCATTGATTACTTCGTACCCATAGACAACACGAAAGCCATCGTATGATTCTATCCATGTCTTTACAATTCCTGTTTCACCATAGTGCATTGCTTTTTTATAGGAGACCTTTACATCTAATACAGGTGAAACAATACCATCTTGTTCCATTTCAGCATAATTAAATCCTAGTTCCTTAATGAGTTTAGTTCGTCCGATTTCAAACCAAATCAGATAATTAGCATGATACACTACACCCATTTGATCTGTTTCTGCGTATCGGACATCAATTTTTTCTTCTGTAATTAACATTTGTATTCTCCTCACATTAATGGTTCTTTATCTATTTTACCATATAACAATTATTCTTCCTTTTAGTTGCTTATTTAAAATTCGGTTTAAATTTTTAATTGAAAAGGACAGGATTGTCTCCTGCCCTTTTCTACACATAATTATTTGTAACCATTTTCGCGAGCTGCAGCTTCATCCTTAATTTCTTCACGCATTGCGTGAATGGATTCTTCACGACGTTTATTTTTTTCTTCAATTCGTTGACGTTCAGCTCCATCAGCAAATTGCATTGTGTCATGTGATTCTTCAATGTTCTCAATTGTATTTTGTACCATACTTTGAAGTTTTTCTACATTATCACTACGATCATCTGGTTTTGGTTTGTTCATCGCAATTCTCTCCTTTTTAAAAAGTTCATACTATGATATTTTTCCAAAGTTGAGCCTTTACATTCGTGTTTTTGAATTGAAATTATTCACCTTTAGTTTGAATTACTTGTGGTGACTCGCCGGTTTGATTTTGATACTTTTTCCCTTTATTATTTCCATACTTTCGTGGCTGTGTTCCAATATGATTAGGCTGAAATTGTTGATATTGATTCGGATTTGTCATAGCTAAAACCTCCCTAAAATTTTTTGGACGTTCACTATTAATATCAACATGATTTGACTTTTATATAAAAGAAAAAGCAGGAAAAAGCAAATCGCTTTTTTCCTGCTACATTAATCTTGCTTGGGCACGTTTCTCTAAACGTTCTTCTATTTTATTTAATGCTTCACGATCATTTAGTAATTCCCTCTTGTTTTCTGATACTAAATCCTTAAATGATCTGCCTTTAAATTTTCTCATTCTCTTCACTCCATTTTAAATTTTCGAAAAACTCTTATTTCAATTATTGCCAAAATTTACAATGTCCATTCATGGAACATTTAAATATTTTTTAATACTAAAAAAGCTCTACAATGAGTGTAGAGCTACTTTTAATCGAGTTTTGAAAGACCGTTTAACATCTGTTCATAGTTTAACGTACCCGTAAATTTGTCTTGAATCTTTCCCTCACTATCGATAAAGTAAGTAGTTGGTAGCGCAATTACCTGGTAGGTTTCACTTACCTCACCCTTTTCATCAACCAAGACCGGAAAAGACAATCCTAATTCATTGATAAACTCCTCTGGTGCTGCCGTGCTTGTTTCAGTATGAAAAGCATTAACTGCAACAATACTAATTCCTTTTTCTTTATATTCCTCATGCAATTGCTGCATCTCAGGCATTTCGGCACGGCAAGGTCCACACCATGATGCCCAGAAGTTTAACATAACCTTTTGACCCTGGAAATCTGATAATTTCTTTGATTCACCATTTAATAATAGAAGTTCGAAATCTGGGGCTAGGTTACCTTTTTCAATACCAACTGCTACATTTTTATCCATAAATACAGTAGTATAAAGCGTATATCCAATAAGGCCAACAAATAAAAGTAGTACAAGAGCTTTTTTCACAAATTCCATCCTCTCCGATGTAGAATATAGTTTAGTTTGATATGGTTTCATTAGCGGTGAAAATTTGGAGTAAAAAATATATGCACTGTACAATACCAAAACAATTAAAGTATTCGATAGGGCATCTTTGTCTACTACAATACAAAGGAGTAAATAAACTATAGAAAAAGTAATCACTCCTATGAAAATCGTATCAATCAAAATTTTAAGCGGGAACATTGCTTTTCTATTCTGCATATATATGTATATAATAGCGCCAAATACTCCAAATGTCGCTCCATATGTTCCGCCTGTATAATAAATTATGCTACTTGGATTTAAAATTGCTTTAGAAGTAAAGAAAATCATATAGCTAAATTTCCATATAAACAACCACAATATGATGGCATTCATAAGGTGGTTGATGATATTGGTTCGAATAGCAGAATTGTATCTTAGTCGATACCTTATTATTATATAAGCAATCATAAAAGAAATAAATACAAAAAGATATTGATACTTAATTAGAAATGGTCCTATTAACATTCCATCGTTCAGCAAACCAAACACCACCTATAATACCACTAACCGTATTAATCTTACCAAAAAAAGAACAGTAGTGCCATAGCACTAACAAGTTTACTTCAGAGGTGCAAACATTGTAAAACACATAGGAAAGCGCACTTGAATTCACTTTATAATTCACAGTGCGTTTTTTATTGATTTATAAACATGTTGGCGAATTTTAATAACTAATCGTCTCCTAATTCACATAGTAAATCACAGGGTATGAAATAAATATTGGAGGGTGCTTGATTTTGAGATTTAGTATGTAGATTATCATTGAGTAACCAGAGTTATTAATAATAAGCGGAGATTTTTCGGTTAAACAGCAGGATAGAGCTTGGTTCGGGGTATATAAGCGGAGATTTTCCGATTAAGCAAAGTAAAGGTACCCATTTTTACGTTTTTCGAGTAAATAGGCGGAATCTTTCCGTCTATTTAAGCTATTTTCAGTGCTATTTCCTAATTAAGCGAAATTTCTCCGCTTATTTATCAAATTCGCTTTGGCATCTAATGAAATTGGACAACTTACGGGTGGTTTCGGGAAAAAATGAAAAGTAAAAAGGGCTTAGAGATATTGCATCCCTAAGCCTTTTTACTGTGAAGTTTATGTGATTTGCTAATTTGATTCAGTCTGCAATTTACCGTTTTGCACCTCACAAGTAAACCCGTTTGCCATAGCACTACTGTTTTTTAATTTATTGAGCTAATTTTTCACGAAGTACCATTTGTAGGATACCGCCATGACGGTAGTAGTCGATTTCAACTTCAGAGTCGAAACGAGCAAGTACTTCAAATTCTACTTTAGAACCATCTTCTTTAGTAGCTGTAACTTTTAAGAAGTCACGAGGTTTAACATCTTCACCGATTTGAACCTCAATTGTTTCTTTACCAGTTAAACCGAGTGATTCAGCGTTGTCTCCTTCTTTAAATTGAAGAGGAAGAACACCCATTAACACAAGGTTAGAACGATGAATACGCTCATAGCTCTCAGCAATAACAGTCTTAATGCCAAGTAGGTTTGTACCTTTAGCTGCCCAGTCACGAGATGAACCCATACCATAATCTTTACCTGCAAGTACAACTAAGCCAGTTCCATCTTGCTTATATTTCATTGCTGCATCATAAATTGATGTAACTTCGTTTGTTGGCCAGTAAGTAGTCCATCCACCTTCTGTACCTGGTGCGATTTGGTTGCGGATACGAATGTTAGCAAATGTTCCTCTTGTCATAACACGGTCGTTACCGCGACGAGAACCGTATGAGTTGAAGTCACGTGGACTTACACCCTTCTCTTGTAGGTATTTACCTGCAGGAGAATCTTTTGCAATTGAACCAGCTGGTGAAATATGGTCAGTTGTAACTGTATCACCGAACTTACCGATTACTCTCATACCAGTTAATGGCTTAATTTCATTAAGCTCTTTTGATAATCCTTCAAAGAATGGAGGATTTTGAATGTAAGTAGAATCATCGTTCCAGTTGTATAGTGCATCATCTGGAGACTCGATTTGATTCCAGCGAGAATTGCTCTTGAATACATCTTCATATTCTCTGCGGAATAGTTCTGGTGTAACTGTTTTCTCAACAACAGCTTGAACTTCTTCCTTAGTTGGCCAGATGTCGCTAAAGAATACCTCATTGCCATCTTTGTCTTTACCTAATGAATCTTTTTGTAGGTCAACATCAACATTACCCACTAATGAATATGCAACTACTAATGGCGGTGAAGCTAAGTAGTTAGCTTTAAATAAAAGATGGATACGACCTTCAAAGTTACGGTTACCAGAAAGTACTGATGTAACTGTTAAGTCGTTATCAGAAATTGCTTGTTCAATTTCATCTGCTAATGGACCTGAGTTACCGATACATGTTGTACAGCCGTAACCAACAATGTTGTAACCAAGTTGCTCTAAGTATGGTAGTAAACCAGAATCACGAAGGTATCCAGTAACAACCTTTGAACCTGGAGCTAATGAAGTTTTAACATATGCAGGTACTTCTAGACCTTTTTCAACAGCTTTCTTCGCTACTAAACCAGCAGCCACTAATACATATGGATTAGATGTATTTGTACAGCTTGTAATAGCTGCGATTGCGATTGCACCTGTTTTCATAGTTGTTTCAGTGCCATCAGCAAGCTTAACTGTTACTTCTTTATCAAATTCAGCTTCTGTTAAGCCAAGACCTTGTGTTCCTTGAGGAGCCACAACCGCCTTCTTAAATGACTCTTGCATCTTTGAAAGTGGAATTAAGTCTTGTGGACGCTTAGGACCAGAAAGGTTAGCTTCAATTTCAGAAAGATTCACTTCTACTGTATCTGTATATACAGGATCAACACTTTCACCAGCAACATAGAATAAACCATTTGCACGGCAGTATGCTTCAACAAGTGCGATTTGTTCTTCTGGACGGCCAGTTAGACGTAAGTAGTTAAGTGCTTCTTCGTCAACTGGGAAGAAACCACATGTTGCACCATATTCAGGAGCCATGTTTGAGATTGTCGCACGGTCTGCTAAAGGCATTTCAGCAAGTCCTGGTCCGAAGAATTCTACGAACTTACCTACTACCTTCTTCTCACGTAATACTTGTGTTACTTTTAATGCAACATCAGTTGCAGTTGTTCCACTTGGAAGCTTACCAGTTAATTTAACACCGATAACTTCTGGAACTGGGAAGTATGAAGGTTGTCCAAGCATTCCTGCTTCTGCTTCAATACCGCCTACACCCCATCCAAGAACACCAATACCGTTAATCATCGTAGTATGTGAGTCTGTACCTACTAAAGTATCTGGGAATGCAACAACATCACCATTGTCTTCTTTAGTCATTACAACATCTGCAAGGTACTCAAGGTTAACTTGGTGAACGATACCTGTTGCAGGCGGAACTGCACGGTAGTTATCAAATGCTTTTTGAGCCCAGCTTAAGAACTGGTAACGTTCTTGGTTACGTTCGAACTCTAAATCCATGTTAAATTCTAATGAATCACTAGTACCAGCTTTGTCTACTTGTACTGAGTGGTCAATTACAAGGTCAACTGGAATTTCAGGATTAATTTTAGCAGCGTCTCCACCCATATCTGCCATTGCTTTTCTTAGAGAAGCTAAGTCTACAACAGCTGGAACGCCTGTAAAGTCTTGTAAAATAACACGAGAAGGCTTAAATGGAACATCGATATCTTGAAGCTCGCTCGTTCCCCATTTTGCTAAGTTTTCTACATGTTCTTTCGTAATAACACGTCCGTCTACTTGACGTAGAACTGACTCTAGCAATACCTTAATGGAGTATGGTAATTTTGAAATATTACCAACACCTTCAAGGGCAGCTAGGTCGAAATAGTTGTACGTTTTACCGTTTGATTCAAACGATTTACGTGCGTTAAATACATCATTGTTTGCCATAGGTATGTATCCCCCTCATATAATATTATACATGTCGTCCATAATAGAAATGAATTAACATGTCTCCAACTATGTTTGCACTTTTTCATTTTAATAGAATTCTAATTATAAGTAAATAACAAGAACCCAATCAATCGACATAAGTTTCGCTTATAGCAATATTCATACATATTTGTCTAAAAATTAGCACAGTCTATGATTGGAGGTGAAGTACATTATGCCTAAACGTAGAGCAAATCATATAATTCCTGGCATGAATGCTGCAAAAGCTCAAGGTACTGGTGCAGGCTATAACGAAGAGTTATCCAATGAACCATTAACTGAAACGCAAAAACAACATAATAAAAAGCGAAAGAAAAATCAATAGTACATTGATTTAGTATGCATTAATTCGCTAATAAATATGTATACAATTAAAGGAGCTTGAAAATATTTCAAGCTCTTTTGTGATTTTTGCTTTTATTTGAAATTTTTTTTTATAAAATCTAACATCTATCAAGAACAATTGATGACAAAAAAACGCATTCATTCCATAGGAAATTCAATGCGTTTTTATTAGGTCCATTGCTTTATCAGTTATTCCTCAAAATCGACATTATTTACAATATTTTGTAAATCACCTTTAAACTTTTGTAATTGATCTAATTGAGTTTCAGACGCTACTTCTAAGGCATTGTCTATTTGTGAGAAGGCCTCGTATACTTCATTTTTTAAATCCTTAAGATGTGCACCATAGTCAGGATCATTTTTTACTAAATCTTTATAAATATCGACAGCATGGTCGACTCCTTGTTGTGCAGCTTGAAATGCTTGTTGTTTATCTTTTCTGTATGGCATTATTCCAACTCCTTAATCATGTTGCTTATAAAACTCTAAGCAATAGTATGGACTAAAAAGTTTGGTTTGATACAAGTGAAGAGAAACGATTTTAGGAATAATTCTTTTACTTCTATCCAACCTATGAATAAAGGAGGGATTTTCATGGGCTCAGGCCGTACAAATCAACCAAAAAACCAACAAGAACATACCAATCAACCACAGGCATTAAGCGGATCAAAAAAAGTTAAAAATCACAATCATACAAGACAAAAGAACAATCAAGGACACGATATGTAAACTAACTGATTGCTGAAAATGCAGCAATTATATACGGAATTTCATCGTCCGTAATAGTTCTAAAATCCAACAATACTTTTTCATCTTTTTGGCGGGTAACGATGCTTGGTGTATGATGTCTAAGCTTAGTAGCTAGCTGCTCAGAACTACATTCCATATTTGAAATAGCTGCTACAAACGTGACTAAATGGACATCAGGCATTGTACCTCCCCCAATTTGTGAATGCTCTTGCTCGATACTGCAATCAAATTGATTGCCACATCGCTCTATTAAAAGTTCTTTAAATTTATCTGCTCGATCATAGATTTCAACTGGTGTTTGCAAAATATCACGAATTGTTGGGATTTCCTTTATAGACTCTTCACCAAGCAAATACGCTTTTAGTGTTGCTTCAAGGGCAGCAAATGTCATTTTATCAACACGTAGCACCCTGGCAAGCTGATGCTTTTTCAGTTTATCTATATATTTCTTCTTACCGGCAATAATGCCAGCCTGAGGACCACCTAATAATTTATCACCACTAAAAGAAACAAGGTCTGCTCCCATGTTAATAACTTCACTCACTACTGGTTCTTCACTAATTCCATGCTGTTTAAAGTCATA
Protein-coding regions in this window:
- a CDS encoding CapA family protein is translated as MKTLKIKMYVSMIITTLLFLTCFMLIQMYLTQSQSVSGQSTANKVAFEHTPKPLSSLPLNKTVPVKSTATLVGIGDILIHGTVYKDARLQDGSYDFTHMLESVSPYIESADIAFANQETVIGGSEIGLSTYPRFNSPFEVGDALKKIGIDVVSMANNHTLDRGEEAIRNAINYWNKLGITYVGSYLSEEDQQTIRVIQKNDISFSFLAYTYGTNGIPVPKGKEYLVNLINTEKIKEEINRAKSLSDVVVVSLHFGNEYIRLPNEQQKQLVKELVNAGANIILGHHPHVLQPTEWVTSETGNKAFVIYSLGNFLSGQKELYREIGGIIQLEIEKTRNGNHTSIIIKNPAFLPTYVVKTGSSNFKVIPLKNAGKSPSIYDDITAHMKQWVPDLEILQ
- a CDS encoding CBO0543 family protein, encoding MHLLLSIIMIVIVWKAGNWRNWQKYHTVMLYFALGNLLYNFLTANHFLWRLDADFISTHTLTEMLYTFIVFPATALLFIGNYPEDKGIGRVFLHYVWYIGWYAGIEWIFVKTGHIEYQYGWSYSWSVFFDCFMFPMLRLFYKKPLIAYMVTLLIVVFFIWWFEIPVHIPVEERGK
- the yidD gene encoding membrane protein insertion efficiency factor YidD gives rise to the protein MNWPFLTIIRFYQKFISPLKPPTCRFYPTCSHYGLEAIQRFGIIKGGYYTLIRILKCHPFHPGGIDPVPEKVNKLKNSR
- a CDS encoding metal ABC transporter ATP-binding protein, translated to MEKSNEEQVINVKDVSFAYDNKLVLDHVSFKITKGTFLGLVGPNGSGKSTLIKLILGILKPKQGEILMYGTPIHKFKQRHLIGFVSQKANSFNTGFPATVLEVVLSGLTSKVGLFKFINNSHKQLALDAIKAVEMEEYAYQNIGELSGGQQQRVFIARSLVSKPELLILDEPTVGVDQKNVESFYNMLAHLNKEKGITLIMVTHDVGTITHHATHVACLNKNLHFHGESNEFQAINHADLSDFYGHDLQVLTHNHQHGGASH
- a CDS encoding metal ABC transporter permease produces the protein MIENILQYEFLQNAFFTGIMIGILAPLLGVFIVVRRLSLIADALSHITLAGIAASMLLEKKVMAFQGLNPIYMGMVFSVGGSMLIENLRKIYKHYQELAIPIILSGGVGLSVVFISLADGFNTDLFTYLFGSVTAVSRVDLWTILIVTIVVISMIVLFFKELFILSFDEEHAVVSGINAKWIHFLFIVMVAIVIAASMRIVGVLLVSALMTLPVASSIRIARGFKQTILYSVLFGEIAVVGGLIVAYYLDIAPGGTIVIFSILILMTTILIKKITRSLPRKTARSRFDEYR
- a CDS encoding Fur family transcriptional regulator, whose amino-acid sequence is MNIDEALHILKDEGYKHTDKRADILRLFSNHDGYLTAKDVQDRLKDGYPSLSFDTIYRNLYLFSKLKILESTDINGEKHFRFTCDANHHHHHFICLDCGKTEQIHACPMRLLENDMENFQITSHKFEIYGRCPECLITDNDK
- a CDS encoding HesB/YadR/YfhF family protein, with the protein product MQLMITKPALEWYKREMELANGDYVRFFARYGGSSPLQKGFSLGMSMDMPKEPEVQVKNEGITFFIEREDLWYFDKHNLTVIYNDTIDEIEFQYN
- a CDS encoding acyl-CoA thioesterase; its protein translation is MLITEEKIDVRYAETDQMGVVYHANYLIWFEIGRTKLIKELGFNYAEMEQDGIVSPVLDVKVSYKKAMHYGETGIVKTWIESYDGFRVVYGYEVINESGELAASGQTDHICVKKDSFRPIRISKLYPKWHDAYENAKKKGE
- the tlp gene encoding small acid-soluble spore protein Tlp, which encodes MNKPKPDDRSDNVEKLQSMVQNTIENIEESHDTMQFADGAERQRIEEKNKRREESIHAMREEIKDEAAARENGYK
- a CDS encoding acid-soluble spore protein N, producing the protein MTNPNQYQQFQPNHIGTQPRKYGNNKGKKYQNQTGESPQVIQTKGE
- a CDS encoding FbpB family small basic protein produces the protein MRKFKGRSFKDLVSENKRELLNDREALNKIEERLEKRAQARLM